From Streptomyces sp. CMB-StM0423, a single genomic window includes:
- a CDS encoding carbohydrate ABC transporter permease → MTTAAAAETAPKPEPQKAEAEAPAKESLAARIGRYAGGGAVRAFLVIVAFLWLTPTVGLLISSFRDPADIATTGWWKVFGDPGQLTTDTYDALFGNDDVMGALPTTIWITVPSTLLVVVIGALAGYAFAWMDFPGRDWVFLAVVGLLVVPVQVALIPIASLYRDLNLFHTITGVVLFHTAFGLPFAIFLLRNFFAEIPRELLEAARIDGASELRLFFRVVMPLGGPAIAALSIFQFLWVWNDMLVALVFADPGKPPLTVAVQQQTRQFDSNIELIASGAFISMIIPLVVFFAFQRQFVSGVMAGAVK, encoded by the coding sequence ATGACCACCGCAGCAGCGGCGGAGACCGCACCGAAGCCGGAACCGCAGAAGGCGGAGGCAGAGGCGCCGGCGAAGGAGTCGCTCGCCGCCCGCATCGGCCGGTACGCGGGCGGCGGCGCGGTCCGGGCGTTCCTGGTGATCGTGGCGTTCCTGTGGCTGACCCCGACGGTGGGCCTGCTGATCTCGTCGTTCCGGGATCCGGCGGACATCGCGACGACCGGCTGGTGGAAGGTCTTCGGCGATCCGGGGCAGCTCACCACGGACACGTACGACGCGCTCTTCGGCAACGACGACGTGATGGGCGCGCTGCCCACCACGATCTGGATCACCGTGCCGTCCACGCTGCTGGTGGTGGTCATCGGCGCGCTGGCGGGTTACGCCTTCGCGTGGATGGACTTCCCCGGCCGGGACTGGGTGTTCCTCGCGGTGGTGGGCCTGCTGGTGGTGCCGGTGCAGGTGGCGCTGATCCCGATCGCGTCGCTGTACCGGGATCTGAACCTGTTCCACACCATCACGGGCGTGGTGCTCTTCCATACCGCGTTCGGATTGCCCTTCGCCATCTTCCTGTTGCGGAACTTCTTCGCGGAGATCCCGCGGGAGCTGCTGGAGGCGGCGCGGATCGACGGGGCGAGCGAGCTGCGGCTGTTCTTCCGCGTCGTGATGCCGCTGGGCGGGCCCGCGATCGCGGCGCTGAGCATCTTCCAGTTCCTGTGGGTGTGGAACGACATGCTGGTGGCCCTGGTCTTCGCCGACCCGGGGAAGCCGCCGCTGACGGTGGCGGTGCAGCAGCAGACGCGGCAGTTCGACAGCAACATCGAGCTGATCGCGTCCGGCGCGTTCATCTC
- a CDS encoding carbohydrate ABC transporter permease: protein MSTSSAGGAAESAAPSPLAPPGSKSQESEEKKQSKPPRSVVRTKSWITVAFLLPAVVLLGTLVLYPIVYSVYRSLFDVSGDEFIGLDNYTELFSDDRIRTALRNNLIWVLVAPAVCTALGLIFAVLTEKVRWGTAFKMVVFMPMAISMLAAGVIFSLVYQNEPERGAANAAWTTIHDTFSDPAPWPGARPRPNADLKGPDKGPFTSDATVSAGQTALLPLVAVKPQDVAGEQSAAKPQAAGDGVSGTVWLDFKPGGGEPDVVDSGEKALKDIKVEAVKDGKVVASATTASDGTFTLPAAADGAQLRLPSSNFAEAYGGVDWLGPSLVTPAVIAAYVWMWAGFAMVLIAAGLASVPRELMEAARVDGANEWQVFRRITVPVLAPVLAVVLVTLMINVLKIFDLVYIIVPSARLEDGNVLAVELFQQAFAGTEPDLGVGSAISVVLLLLVIPVMIFNIRRLRKESGR, encoded by the coding sequence ATGTCGACCTCGTCGGCGGGGGGTGCGGCGGAGTCCGCCGCACCCTCCCCCCTCGCCCCGCCGGGCAGCAAGTCACAAGAGTCGGAAGAGAAGAAGCAGAGCAAGCCGCCGAGGTCGGTGGTACGGACCAAGAGCTGGATCACGGTGGCGTTCCTGCTGCCCGCCGTGGTCCTGCTCGGCACCCTGGTGCTGTATCCGATCGTGTACTCGGTCTACCGCAGCCTCTTCGACGTCTCCGGCGACGAATTCATCGGCCTGGACAACTACACCGAGCTGTTCAGCGACGACCGCATCCGCACCGCGCTGCGCAACAACCTGATCTGGGTGCTCGTCGCGCCCGCGGTCTGTACCGCGCTGGGGCTGATCTTCGCCGTCCTCACCGAGAAGGTGCGGTGGGGCACGGCGTTCAAGATGGTCGTCTTCATGCCGATGGCGATCTCGATGCTGGCGGCGGGCGTCATCTTCAGCCTCGTCTACCAGAACGAGCCGGAGCGCGGTGCCGCGAACGCGGCGTGGACGACGATCCACGACACGTTCAGCGACCCCGCGCCCTGGCCGGGCGCCCGCCCGCGCCCCAACGCCGATCTGAAGGGTCCCGACAAGGGCCCCTTCACCAGCGACGCGACCGTCAGCGCCGGGCAGACGGCGCTGCTGCCGCTGGTCGCCGTGAAGCCGCAGGACGTGGCCGGCGAGCAGTCGGCGGCGAAGCCGCAGGCCGCGGGCGACGGCGTGAGCGGCACGGTGTGGCTGGACTTCAAGCCGGGCGGCGGCGAGCCCGACGTCGTCGACAGCGGTGAGAAGGCGCTGAAGGACATCAAGGTCGAGGCGGTCAAGGACGGCAAGGTCGTCGCCTCGGCCACGACGGCGTCCGACGGTACGTTCACGCTGCCGGCCGCGGCCGACGGCGCCCAGTTGCGGCTGCCCTCCTCGAACTTCGCGGAGGCGTACGGCGGCGTCGACTGGCTCGGCCCGTCGCTGGTGACGCCGGCGGTGATCGCGGCGTACGTGTGGATGTGGGCCGGGTTCGCGATGGTGCTGATCGCCGCGGGTCTGGCGTCGGTGCCGCGGGAGCTGATGGAGGCGGCGCGGGTCGACGGCGCGAACGAGTGGCAGGTGTTCCGGCGGATCACGGTGCCGGTGCTGGCGCCGGTGCTCGCCGTGGTGCTCGTCACGTTGATGATCAACGTGCTGAAGATCTTCGACCTCGTCTACATCATCGTGCCCAGCGCCCGTCTTGAGGACGGCAACGTGCTGGCCGTCGAGCTGTTCCAGCAGGCGTTCGCTGGCACCGAGCCCGATCTGGGCGTGGGCAGCGCGATCTCCGTCGTGCTGCTGCTCCTCGTCATCCCCGTGATGATCTTCAATATCCGCCGCCTGCGAAAGGAGTCCGGCCGATGA
- a CDS encoding ABC transporter substrate-binding protein, protein MRSSLHTLQQVRVVRAAVAIVAAGALAVTAAGCGDDGDDNGGDGGKADKSGAGVTLPKLDGESLRVGAVWTGPEQKNFEKVIDGFEEQTGATVEYVPTGDNVASFVRTQVAGGKPPDVVFAPQVGVLQEFVKEGWAKPLNAAAKKELGKNFSQGWQDLGAVDGEQYGVYCKAANKSLVWYNTTAFENAGAQEPEDWQGFLDTAQLVSDSGVPPVAIGGADGWTLTDWFENVYLSQAGPEKYDQLAAHEIPWTDPSVKDALTTLGELFGDDTLIAGGQKKATKMAFPDSAIAPFADLDDPKAAMVFEADFVGAFVNETDAKVGEDAKIFPFPAVGPDKPVVTGGDAAVTLTGSKGAQALLTYLSSTEAAEAWAAPGGFVSPNKNMDTGAYPNDVQREIAQALVDAGDDFRFDMSDQAPADFGGTAGKGEWKALQDFLADPKDVEGAQQDLEKAAAAAYKS, encoded by the coding sequence ATGCGCAGTTCGCTGCATACACTGCAGCAGGTGAGAGTCGTGCGGGCCGCGGTGGCGATCGTCGCCGCCGGCGCCCTCGCCGTGACAGCCGCCGGGTGCGGCGACGACGGTGACGACAACGGCGGGGACGGCGGCAAGGCGGACAAGTCCGGCGCCGGCGTCACGCTGCCGAAGTTGGACGGCGAGTCCCTGCGCGTCGGCGCCGTGTGGACGGGGCCTGAGCAGAAGAACTTCGAGAAGGTCATCGACGGCTTCGAGGAGCAGACCGGCGCCACGGTGGAGTACGTGCCCACCGGCGACAACGTCGCGTCCTTCGTACGGACCCAGGTCGCGGGCGGCAAGCCGCCGGACGTCGTGTTCGCGCCGCAGGTGGGCGTGCTGCAGGAGTTCGTCAAGGAGGGCTGGGCGAAGCCGCTGAACGCCGCCGCGAAGAAGGAGCTGGGCAAGAACTTCTCGCAGGGCTGGCAGGATCTGGGCGCGGTGGACGGCGAGCAGTACGGCGTGTACTGCAAGGCGGCCAACAAGTCGCTGGTCTGGTACAACACCACGGCCTTCGAGAACGCGGGCGCCCAGGAGCCGGAGGACTGGCAGGGCTTCTTGGACACCGCGCAGCTCGTCTCCGACTCCGGCGTGCCGCCGGTGGCGATCGGGGGCGCGGACGGCTGGACGCTCACCGACTGGTTCGAGAACGTCTACCTCTCGCAGGCGGGCCCGGAGAAGTACGATCAGCTCGCGGCGCACGAGATCCCGTGGACCGACCCGTCGGTGAAGGACGCGCTGACCACCCTCGGCGAGCTGTTCGGCGACGACACGCTGATCGCGGGCGGCCAGAAGAAGGCGACGAAGATGGCGTTCCCGGACTCGGCGATCGCCCCGTTCGCCGACCTGGACGACCCGAAGGCCGCCATGGTCTTCGAGGCCGACTTCGTCGGCGCGTTCGTCAACGAGACCGACGCGAAGGTCGGCGAGGACGCGAAGATCTTCCCGTTCCCGGCGGTCGGCCCGGACAAGCCGGTCGTCACAGGCGGCGACGCGGCCGTGACGCTGACCGGCTCCAAGGGCGCGCAGGCCCTGCTGACGTACCTGTCGTCCACCGAGGCGGCGGAGGCGTGGGCGGCGCCCGGCGGCTTCGTCTCGCCGAACAAGAACATGGACACGGGCGCGTACCCGAACGACGTGCAGCGTGAGATCGCGCAGGCGCTCGTCGACGCCGGGGACGACTTCCGCTTCGACATGTCCGACCAGGCGCCCGCCGACTTCGGCGGCACCGCGGGCAAGGGCGAGTGGAAGGCGCTGCAGGACTTCCTGGCCGACCCGAAGGACGTCGAGGGCGCGCAGCAGGACCTCGAGAAGGCCGCGGCCGCGGCCTACAAGAGCTGA
- a CDS encoding FHA domain-containing protein: MQIRLTVQAARGGAAARGRDVIVTAPAGTTLGAVAGGLLDAAAAAASGGGGTAGGTGGGAGIAVFAGQRLLDPDRTLLGEPPLVDGAVLSLGGPADPGHGQPPAADAAAVTSLRVVAGPDAGGVHLLHGGQIRIGRSAEADVPLDDPDVSRLHCALAVAPDGGVTVADLGSTNGTTVDGVAVGTTPVPLRADAVLRVGESALRITGPAQGAGSGRTDAGGAEHGSWSGSAEHSRVPEQRRPQDQGTTTAGPGSGWPAGGGPEYGDGGADRAHGAGHRGGGRQGTSAAAAYGAAEADHTHAGAHGVHGLADSEAVRGDAAGGGDARAARGSAYGEVHERPGRSGRGTGADPGYPERRVASDRNGPPETGPGYGGGHASDERTGPGAGDDDGHAASGPGAAPGYGGGRADAGPSDPGADEARGAGHAARARGRAADGARAPGDAAPRRSGTPTRGTVVPPELRSRGGTAGAASVPQPPRRGIRAWARRLGGREEAVELAATAPATARTTAEPGGTPGLHDRYPDAATVLLAALAGEAAYRPGFLYTPDDTPAHRPAGAGGFPHAGTDAGAPGRSGGAARPADAAGGRGLVFRRGSAHADAFVVRLGTEFRPGGGTAPLTVDLRRAGSLALAGPRGRLAGLARSVVAQLAALHGPDALELVLIAADPTRPHESRVEDWSWAGWLPHVRPRQGQDCRLLLAYDREQAAARVGELQRRLEQPVPGTRSVVVVDGDPGTAAVRDAVARLAERGPAAGVHLVCLAETAPATPASPLTATYAAAGSAAPGFAACGAVGLLSGDVATSLRLLQRPASAAQDSAATEPGAPRAAAPPPGPAEPPAAGPYDDAHDDPDGGSPATAYGTGRARLGGDGYAAPAEPAAAGGWFEAAASGPAAAGPAGTVDAVSAAWAERLARALAPYGERDDADGLHSVRRGALPGAVRLLDELDLARATPTALTARWLESRSGAPRVGAVLGAAPAGRLMADLGAGPLAVEGAARGGKSELLRSFAAALAAGEPPERLQLVLVDGAGRERGDALGAAADLPHVSGYLVASDPVRMREFAQELWAEFKRRAAGHAPGGEPAPQGPAIPGPRAAGEQRPGGAADIHAAQSNTLRLRPRPAAEEAPGAGARAGSGAGAGAGAGPGTGGGTGTEGAPGGRGATPPHGTRTPAPQQRPGATPPHGAPAPGAPQHRGTAPPYAAQAPAGAPAPAGRRAAPPVVVLVVDDYDALVAPALGSPARPAAGSVVRVVEAIARDGGPLGMHLVTASAQPEATAATAAVSGAAHHVVLGGDDVPPGRGLLCAAGAEPVPFQAARVTGRIPRTATARPTVVPLEWARMGSPPTSRPLRELGNGPTDLALLASALQRAAGTPAAQQDDTRTPSP; this comes from the coding sequence ATGCAGATCCGGCTGACCGTCCAGGCGGCGCGCGGCGGCGCCGCCGCCCGCGGTCGCGATGTGATCGTCACCGCACCTGCCGGCACGACCTTGGGCGCCGTGGCGGGCGGCCTACTGGACGCCGCCGCGGCCGCCGCGAGCGGCGGCGGGGGCACCGCGGGCGGCACGGGCGGCGGCGCGGGCATCGCGGTCTTCGCGGGACAGCGGCTGCTCGATCCTGACCGCACGCTCCTCGGCGAACCCCCGCTGGTCGACGGCGCGGTCCTGAGCCTCGGCGGCCCCGCGGACCCGGGCCACGGCCAGCCCCCGGCGGCCGACGCAGCGGCGGTCACCAGCCTGCGGGTGGTGGCCGGCCCCGACGCGGGCGGCGTCCACCTGCTGCACGGCGGCCAGATCCGGATCGGCAGATCGGCCGAGGCCGACGTCCCGCTGGACGACCCGGACGTCTCGCGGCTCCACTGCGCGCTGGCGGTCGCGCCGGACGGCGGCGTCACGGTGGCGGACCTGGGGTCCACGAACGGCACGACGGTCGACGGGGTGGCGGTGGGCACGACCCCGGTGCCGCTGCGCGCGGACGCGGTGCTGCGGGTCGGGGAGTCGGCACTGCGGATCACCGGGCCGGCGCAGGGCGCGGGTTCCGGGCGTACGGACGCGGGTGGGGCAGAGCACGGGAGTTGGTCCGGGTCGGCGGAGCACAGCCGGGTCCCGGAGCAGCGCCGGCCGCAGGATCAGGGCACGACGACGGCGGGCCCGGGCAGCGGCTGGCCGGCGGGCGGCGGCCCGGAGTACGGAGACGGCGGGGCGGACCGGGCGCACGGCGCCGGGCACCGCGGAGGCGGGCGCCAGGGCACCTCCGCGGCCGCCGCGTACGGCGCCGCGGAAGCGGACCATACGCACGCCGGTGCCCACGGGGTGCACGGCCTGGCGGACTCCGAGGCGGTCCGCGGGGACGCAGCCGGGGGCGGCGACGCGCGGGCCGCACGCGGCTCCGCGTACGGCGAGGTACACGAGAGGCCCGGCCGGAGCGGACGGGGCACGGGCGCGGACCCCGGATACCCGGAGCGCCGCGTCGCCTCCGACCGGAACGGCCCCCCGGAGACGGGCCCCGGGTACGGCGGGGGGCACGCGTCCGACGAACGGACGGGACCGGGCGCCGGAGACGACGACGGACATGCCGCCTCCGGCCCGGGGGCGGCACCCGGGTACGGCGGAGGGCGTGCGGACGCGGGCCCGAGCGATCCTGGCGCCGACGAAGCCCGTGGCGCGGGGCACGCGGCACGGGCCCGCGGGCGCGCCGCCGATGGGGCGCGTGCACCGGGCGACGCCGCGCCGCGCAGAAGCGGTACGCCGACGCGGGGCACGGTCGTGCCGCCGGAGCTGCGCTCCCGCGGCGGGACGGCGGGAGCGGCCTCCGTACCGCAGCCGCCGCGGCGCGGGATCCGGGCGTGGGCCCGGCGGCTCGGCGGCCGGGAGGAGGCCGTGGAGCTGGCGGCCACCGCCCCGGCCACGGCCCGTACCACCGCCGAGCCCGGCGGGACCCCCGGCCTGCACGACCGCTACCCGGACGCCGCCACCGTCCTGCTCGCAGCACTGGCCGGCGAGGCGGCGTACCGGCCCGGCTTCCTCTACACCCCGGACGACACCCCGGCCCACCGCCCCGCGGGCGCGGGCGGATTCCCGCACGCCGGTACGGATGCGGGCGCACCCGGCCGCTCCGGAGGCGCGGCACGCCCCGCCGACGCCGCCGGTGGGCGGGGGCTCGTGTTCCGGCGCGGCAGTGCGCACGCCGACGCGTTCGTCGTCCGGCTGGGGACCGAGTTCCGCCCCGGGGGCGGCACCGCTCCGCTGACCGTCGACCTGCGGCGGGCCGGGTCGCTCGCGCTGGCCGGGCCGCGCGGGCGGCTCGCCGGGCTCGCCCGTTCCGTCGTGGCCCAACTCGCCGCGCTGCACGGGCCCGACGCCCTGGAGCTGGTGCTGATCGCCGCCGACCCGACCCGGCCGCACGAGTCGCGCGTCGAGGACTGGTCGTGGGCCGGCTGGCTCCCCCACGTACGGCCGCGGCAGGGCCAGGACTGCCGGCTGCTGCTCGCGTACGACCGGGAGCAGGCCGCCGCGCGCGTGGGCGAGTTGCAGCGGCGTCTTGAGCAGCCAGTGCCGGGGACGCGCAGCGTGGTCGTCGTCGACGGCGATCCGGGGACGGCCGCCGTCCGCGACGCCGTCGCCCGGCTCGCCGAGCGCGGGCCCGCCGCGGGCGTGCACCTCGTCTGCCTCGCCGAGACCGCACCCGCCACCCCCGCCTCGCCGTTGACCGCGACGTACGCGGCGGCCGGCAGCGCGGCGCCCGGCTTCGCCGCCTGCGGCGCGGTCGGGCTGCTCAGCGGTGACGTGGCCACCAGCCTGCGGCTCCTCCAGCGCCCGGCGTCTGCAGCACAGGACAGCGCCGCCACGGAGCCGGGCGCCCCCCGGGCCGCGGCGCCGCCGCCGGGGCCCGCGGAGCCGCCCGCGGCCGGTCCGTACGACGACGCCCACGACGACCCCGACGGCGGCTCCCCCGCGACCGCCTACGGCACCGGCCGCGCCCGCCTCGGCGGCGACGGCTACGCGGCGCCCGCAGAACCCGCCGCGGCCGGCGGCTGGTTCGAGGCCGCCGCCTCCGGCCCGGCCGCTGCGGGACCGGCCGGGACGGTCGACGCCGTGTCCGCCGCGTGGGCGGAGCGGCTGGCCCGCGCGCTGGCCCCGTACGGCGAGCGCGACGACGCGGACGGCCTCCACTCCGTCCGCCGCGGCGCCCTCCCCGGTGCCGTACGCCTCCTGGACGAGCTGGATCTCGCCCGCGCCACCCCCACCGCGCTCACCGCCCGCTGGCTGGAGTCCCGTTCGGGCGCCCCGCGCGTGGGCGCGGTGCTCGGCGCGGCCCCCGCCGGGCGGCTCATGGCCGACCTCGGCGCCGGGCCGCTGGCGGTCGAAGGCGCCGCGCGGGGCGGCAAGTCGGAGCTGCTGCGCTCGTTCGCCGCGGCGCTGGCGGCCGGGGAGCCGCCGGAGCGGCTGCAGTTGGTGCTGGTCGACGGCGCGGGCCGGGAGCGGGGCGACGCGCTGGGCGCGGCGGCGGACCTGCCGCACGTCTCGGGGTATCTGGTGGCGTCCGATCCGGTGCGGATGCGGGAGTTCGCGCAGGAGTTGTGGGCGGAGTTCAAGCGCAGGGCCGCGGGGCACGCCCCGGGGGGCGAACCGGCGCCGCAGGGCCCGGCGATCCCCGGCCCCCGCGCGGCGGGCGAGCAGCGCCCGGGCGGCGCGGCGGACATACACGCCGCGCAGAGCAACACGCTGCGGCTGCGCCCGAGACCCGCCGCGGAGGAGGCACCGGGGGCAGGAGCACGGGCCGGATCCGGCGCGGGCGCGGGAGCAGGCGCAGGGCCCGGGACCGGAGGTGGTACGGGCACGGAAGGCGCCCCCGGCGGCCGCGGTGCGACCCCGCCCCACGGCACCCGGACGCCCGCACCGCAGCAACGCCCGGGCGCCACACCGCCGCACGGCGCCCCCGCGCCGGGCGCGCCCCAGCACCGCGGCACCGCCCCGCCGTACGCCGCCCAGGCCCCCGCCGGAGCCCCCGCGCCCGCCGGGCGGCGGGCCGCGCCGCCTGTCGTCGTGCTGGTCGTCGACGACTACGACGCCCTCGTGGCCCCCGCCCTCGGCAGCCCCGCCCGGCCCGCCGCCGGGTCGGTGGTCCGCGTCGTCGAGGCCATCGCCCGTGACGGCGGCCCGCTCGGCATGCACCTTGTCACCGCCTCCGCGCAGCCGGAGGCGACCGCCGCCACCGCCGCCGTCTCCGGCGCCGCGCACCACGTCGTGCTCGGCGGCGACGACGTGCCGCCCGGTCGCGGGCTGTTGTGCGCCGCCGGGGCGGAGCCGGTGCCGTTCCAGGCGGCGCGGGTCACCGGCCGGATCCCCCGTACGGCGACCGCACGGCCCACCGTCGTGCCGCTGGAGTGGGCCCGCATGGGCTCACCCCCGACGAGCCGCCCCCTGCGCGAACTCGGGAACGGGCCCACGGACCTGGCCCTGCTCGCCAGCGCCCTCCAGCGCGCCGCGGGCACCCCCGCCGCCCAGCAGGACGACACCCGCACCCCGTCCCCGTAG
- a CDS encoding serine/threonine-protein kinase, with translation MRPVGSKYLLEEPLGRGATGTVWRGRQRETAGAEAAVAGSPGEVVAIKVLKEELAGDPDVVMRFLRERSALLRLTHPNIVRTRDLVVEGDLLALVMDLVDGPDLHRYLRDNGPFTPVAAALLTAQIADALAASHADGIVHRDLKPANVLLAGSTGPDGAARMQPMLTDFGIARLADSPGLTRAHEFVGTPAYVAPESAEGRPQTSAVDVYGAGILLYELLTGRPPFGGTSALEVLHQHLNQEAQRPPGLPDPMWTVVQSCLRKNPDERPSAENLARGLRTVAAGIGAGATPEQATAALGVAALLAADPHPAQVPGTGVGASDPTQILPGGSGSAPGQQGAYDPNAATSVLPAGAAGAAAGAAAAHAQQGPGAPGAEDGTRVMPVTEGPPQPEGPHPWETQMRAARDRGEQTQQIGYLDPSEDPLRRRPPRRVQRRQPPPEAYAAPPQRREPPPQRYEPRPQPPAPPPQPPRERRRSANPMRIPGLGCLKGCLFTVLILVVGSWLIWELTPVQDWVADGKGFWDQMTDWATDLKNWISEFNDAADDAQKTKDDIDSGVNGVQDGLDGLKDGAGQ, from the coding sequence GTGCGGCCGGTAGGCAGCAAGTACCTCCTCGAAGAGCCGCTCGGGCGCGGCGCCACGGGCACCGTGTGGCGCGGCCGCCAGCGCGAGACGGCGGGGGCGGAAGCCGCCGTGGCGGGCAGCCCGGGCGAGGTGGTCGCCATCAAGGTCCTCAAGGAGGAGCTGGCAGGCGACCCCGACGTGGTGATGCGGTTCCTGCGGGAGCGCTCCGCGCTCCTCCGCCTCACCCACCCGAACATCGTCCGCACCCGCGACCTCGTCGTCGAGGGCGATCTGCTGGCCCTGGTCATGGACCTCGTCGACGGTCCCGACCTGCACCGCTACCTGCGCGACAACGGCCCCTTCACGCCCGTGGCCGCCGCCCTGCTCACCGCCCAGATCGCGGACGCGCTGGCCGCCAGTCACGCCGACGGCATCGTCCACCGCGACCTCAAGCCCGCCAACGTGCTGCTCGCCGGCAGCACCGGGCCCGACGGGGCCGCCCGGATGCAGCCGATGCTCACCGACTTCGGCATCGCCCGGCTCGCGGACTCCCCGGGCCTGACCCGCGCCCACGAGTTCGTCGGCACGCCCGCGTACGTGGCGCCCGAGTCCGCCGAGGGCCGCCCGCAGACCTCCGCCGTGGACGTCTACGGCGCCGGGATCCTGCTGTACGAGCTGCTGACCGGCCGGCCGCCCTTCGGCGGCACCTCCGCCCTTGAGGTGCTCCACCAGCACCTCAACCAGGAAGCGCAGCGCCCGCCGGGCCTGCCGGACCCGATGTGGACCGTCGTCCAGTCCTGCCTGCGCAAGAACCCCGACGAACGCCCCAGCGCCGAGAACCTGGCCCGCGGGCTGCGCACCGTGGCCGCCGGCATCGGCGCCGGCGCCACCCCGGAGCAGGCGACCGCCGCCCTCGGCGTCGCCGCGCTCCTCGCCGCCGACCCGCACCCCGCGCAGGTCCCGGGCACCGGCGTCGGCGCGTCCGACCCCACGCAGATCCTCCCGGGCGGCAGCGGCAGCGCCCCCGGGCAGCAGGGCGCATACGACCCGAACGCCGCCACCAGCGTCCTGCCCGCCGGCGCCGCGGGAGCCGCCGCCGGTGCCGCCGCCGCGCACGCCCAGCAGGGTCCTGGCGCCCCCGGGGCCGAGGACGGCACCCGTGTGATGCCCGTCACCGAGGGGCCGCCGCAGCCGGAGGGCCCGCACCCCTGGGAGACCCAGATGCGCGCCGCCCGCGACCGCGGCGAGCAGACCCAGCAGATCGGCTACCTCGACCCCAGCGAGGACCCGCTGCGCCGCCGCCCGCCGCGGCGCGTCCAGCGCCGGCAGCCGCCGCCCGAGGCGTACGCCGCCCCGCCGCAGCGCCGCGAGCCGCCGCCCCAGCGCTACGAGCCCCGCCCGCAGCCCCCCGCGCCCCCGCCGCAGCCCCCGCGCGAGCGGCGGCGCAGCGCGAACCCGATGCGCATCCCGGGGCTCGGCTGCCTGAAGGGCTGCCTGTTCACGGTCCTCATCCTGGTCGTCGGCTCGTGGCTGATCTGGGAGCTGACCCCCGTCCAGGACTGGGTCGCGGACGGCAAGGGCTTCTGGGACCAGATGACCGACTGGGCCACCGATCTCAAGAACTGGATCTCGGAGTTCAACGACGCCGCCGACGACGCCCAGAAGACGAAGGACGACATCGACTCGGGTGTCAACGGCGTCCAGGACGGCCTCGACGGCCTGAAGGACGGCGCGGGCCAGTAA
- a CDS encoding serine/threonine-protein kinase — MARRIGSRYAAHQVIGRGSAGTVWLGEGPDGPVAIKLLREDLAEDRELVERFLGERAALMSLDHSRVVGVRDLVVDGRDLALVMDLVRGTDLRTRLERDRRLLPQAAVAIAADIAEALSAAHAVSLVHRDVKPENVLLDSDAPAGAGGAPPALLTDFGVAKLIDAPSRAPQPPPAPRGRGGTAAGTRVPAQRRVIGTPDYVAPEIVEGLPARAAVDIYALATVLYELLAGFTPFGGGHPGAVLRRHVTETVAPLPGIPDELWELLLQCLAKAPASRLRAVELAARLREILPDLDGLPPLDVEESADGADEAGGRSPHTTRLGGDREAAPAGALAAAGEPGVTGAGGRPLRGSVPLVRSAAPDSNRDTHTSMRMPSADELAGGARGTARVPRLAGQPRPGSARAARATTMRAKRLKLTVAAAVIALAGVGGWLVASGGDDGGGGGSGGGDRSTTSEP; from the coding sequence ATGGCACGCAGAATCGGCAGCCGATACGCCGCCCATCAGGTGATCGGACGCGGCAGCGCGGGCACGGTGTGGCTCGGCGAGGGCCCGGACGGGCCGGTCGCCATCAAGCTGCTCCGCGAGGACCTGGCCGAGGACCGGGAGCTGGTCGAGCGCTTCCTCGGGGAGCGCGCCGCACTGATGAGCCTGGACCACTCGCGCGTCGTCGGCGTCCGCGACCTCGTCGTCGACGGCCGCGACCTGGCGCTCGTCATGGACCTCGTCCGCGGTACGGACCTGCGCACCCGGCTGGAGCGCGACCGCCGGCTGCTCCCGCAGGCCGCCGTCGCCATCGCCGCCGACATCGCCGAGGCCCTGTCCGCCGCGCACGCCGTGAGCCTCGTACACCGCGACGTCAAGCCCGAGAACGTCCTGCTGGACTCCGACGCCCCCGCGGGTGCGGGCGGCGCGCCGCCCGCGCTGCTCACCGACTTCGGCGTCGCCAAGCTCATCGACGCCCCCAGCCGCGCCCCGCAGCCCCCGCCCGCGCCCCGCGGGCGCGGCGGCACGGCGGCGGGCACCCGGGTGCCGGCCCAGCGCCGCGTCATCGGCACCCCCGACTACGTCGCCCCGGAGATCGTCGAGGGCCTGCCCGCGCGCGCGGCCGTCGACATCTACGCCCTGGCCACCGTGCTGTACGAATTGCTGGCCGGCTTCACCCCCTTCGGCGGCGGCCACCCCGGCGCCGTGCTGCGCCGGCACGTGACGGAGACCGTCGCGCCGCTGCCCGGCATCCCCGACGAACTGTGGGAGCTGCTGCTCCAGTGCCTCGCCAAGGCGCCCGCCTCCCGGCTGCGGGCGGTGGAGCTGGCCGCCCGGCTGCGCGAGATCCTGCCGGACCTGGACGGGCTGCCGCCGCTGGACGTGGAGGAGTCGGCGGACGGTGCGGACGAGGCGGGCGGCCGGTCGCCGCACACGACGCGGCTCGGCGGGGACCGCGAGGCGGCCCCTGCCGGCGCCCTCGCCGCCGCGGGCGAGCCGGGCGTGACCGGCGCCGGCGGCCGGCCGCTGCGCGGCTCGGTGCCGCTGGTGCGGTCCGCGGCCCCGGACTCGAACCGGGACACCCACACGAGCATGCGCATGCCCAGCGCCGACGAGCTGGCCGGCGGCGCCCGCGGCACCGCGCGCGTACCGCGGCTGGCCGGCCAGCCGCGGCCGGGCTCGGCCCGCGCCGCCCGCGCGACCACGATGCGTGCGAAGCGGCTGAAGCTCACGGTCGCCGCGGCCGTCATCGCCCTCGCGGGCGTCGGCGGCTGGCTGGTCGCGTCGGGCGGCGACGACGGCGGCGGGGGCGGGAGCGGCGGCGGCGACCGCTCCACCACCTCGGAACCCTGA